Proteins co-encoded in one Acinetobacter lwoffii genomic window:
- a CDS encoding phosphoethanolamine transferase, with protein MLKLFSHSSSFSQRPKKSISLSGFNMLLAIWLGLILNFAFYQKIHEFTPYANLKAGLLVAATALIIIAFYNLVLQWLNWKWNAKILASVLIILGGFSAYFVNSLGVVITPDQIQNMLQTDAREVRDLWSMRLIIWTLGFVIFPLGIVWMLQIQPTSLGYQLVHKSLSSVVSLGLILGLLFCFYVDYAAIFREHRDLKSMLSPQNSIASTLSYYKKKAPKANLPLVVFGEDAHLLQQAQMQEHPKLMVLVVGETARAESFALNGYARNTNPELSKLAVINFNQVSSCGTATAVSVPCMFSGMPREAYDEQLASHREGLLDIAQRAGYQVTWIDNNSGCKGACDRVQKYQIPAQLKQKWCDAGGECFDEILVDSLKDYLAHLDKSNPKLQLIVLHQMGSHGPAYFKRSKTPYQPFQPTCNSNAIQGCSTEELKNSYDNSIVYTDHVLAQIVETLKQQTQYQTGFWYLSDHGESTGEHGLYLHGAPYSMAPTQQTHVPMLMWFSDAWKQQNTHQVSCLKAQTGQARSQDHLFPSLLSMLDIKTQVTEAKNDMLAQCSPSLKNRA; from the coding sequence ATGCTGAAGCTGTTTTCCCATTCGTCTTCTTTTAGTCAGCGACCTAAAAAGTCGATCAGTCTTTCAGGCTTCAATATGTTACTGGCTATTTGGCTAGGACTGATCCTAAACTTTGCTTTCTATCAGAAAATTCATGAATTTACGCCTTATGCCAATCTGAAAGCAGGTCTGTTAGTGGCCGCCACGGCATTGATCATCATTGCCTTTTACAACTTGGTATTACAGTGGCTGAACTGGAAATGGAACGCCAAAATACTGGCCAGTGTCCTGATCATTCTGGGTGGTTTTAGTGCTTATTTTGTCAATAGTCTGGGGGTCGTTATTACGCCTGACCAGATCCAGAATATGCTGCAAACTGATGCCCGTGAAGTCCGTGATCTTTGGTCAATGCGACTGATCATCTGGACACTGGGATTTGTAATATTTCCACTCGGCATCGTCTGGATGCTTCAAATTCAGCCTACATCGCTTGGATATCAGCTGGTGCATAAAAGCCTGAGCAGTGTAGTTTCACTTGGACTGATTCTAGGTTTATTATTCTGTTTCTATGTCGATTATGCAGCCATCTTCAGAGAGCATCGTGATCTGAAGAGCATGCTTTCTCCACAAAACAGCATTGCGTCTACTTTGTCTTATTATAAAAAGAAAGCACCCAAAGCAAATTTGCCTTTGGTGGTTTTTGGCGAAGATGCACATCTGTTACAGCAGGCCCAAATGCAGGAGCACCCCAAATTGATGGTGCTGGTTGTTGGAGAAACTGCACGTGCCGAGAGTTTTGCCTTAAATGGCTATGCGCGCAATACCAATCCTGAACTGAGCAAGTTAGCGGTGATTAATTTCAATCAGGTCAGCTCCTGTGGAACTGCAACAGCCGTTTCAGTCCCTTGTATGTTTTCGGGCATGCCACGTGAGGCCTATGATGAGCAGCTAGCCAGCCACCGAGAAGGTTTGCTGGATATTGCCCAGCGCGCCGGGTATCAGGTGACCTGGATTGATAATAACTCAGGCTGTAAAGGTGCCTGTGACCGGGTACAAAAGTATCAGATTCCGGCACAATTGAAACAGAAGTGGTGTGATGCTGGTGGTGAATGTTTTGATGAAATTCTGGTGGATAGCCTGAAAGATTATCTGGCGCATCTGGATAAAAGTAACCCGAAACTGCAGTTAATTGTGCTACATCAGATGGGCAGTCATGGGCCGGCATATTTCAAGCGTTCCAAAACGCCGTATCAACCATTTCAACCAACCTGTAATAGCAATGCCATTCAGGGCTGCAGTACAGAAGAATTAAAGAATAGTTATGATAATTCGATTGTATATACAGACCATGTTCTTGCCCAGATCGTTGAAACTTTAAAGCAGCAAACTCAATATCAGACCGGTTTCTGGTACCTGTCTGATCATGGAGAATCCACCGGAGAGCATGGTTTATACCTGCATGGTGCACCTTATAGCATGGCACCGACCCAGCAAACTCATGTCCCGATGTTGATGTGGTTCTCCGACGCCTGGAAGCAGCAGAATACTCATCAGGTCAGCTGTCTTAAAGCACAGACCGGACAGGCCCGTAGTCAAGATCATCTTTTCCCCAGTTTATTAAGTATGCTGGATATAAAAACGCAAGTGACTGAAGCTAAAAATGATATGCTTGCACAATGCTCACCATCATTAAAGAACAGAGCTTGA
- a CDS encoding alpha/beta fold hydrolase gives MILNYQLQHHETSVLSPMVFIHGLFGSLSNLGILARYFSEQRTVLQIDVRNHGLSGHSSDLSYKLMAEDVLETLSSLNIQKFIVVGHSMGGKIAMKIAELARVQIEKLVVLDITPIQYHESHHNEIFKALFAVQQANVASRLEAAKIMREYIHEEMVIQFLLKSFNKGQWLFNVQALFNHYSDIMAWEKVEKINQPALFLRGGNSFYISKPEHFAAINEQFSQAKIECIENTGHWLHGEKPEEVIQHMKAFLN, from the coding sequence ATGATCCTAAATTATCAACTTCAACACCACGAAACGTCGGTACTATCTCCAATGGTCTTTATTCATGGTTTATTCGGTAGTTTAAGTAATTTAGGGATACTAGCTCGATATTTTTCTGAGCAAAGAACCGTGCTTCAAATTGATGTACGTAATCATGGGCTTTCTGGTCATAGCTCAGACCTAAGCTATAAACTTATGGCTGAAGATGTCCTAGAAACTTTATCGAGTTTAAATATTCAAAAGTTCATAGTAGTAGGGCATTCCATGGGTGGGAAAATTGCTATGAAAATAGCGGAATTAGCCCGTGTACAAATTGAAAAGTTGGTCGTGCTAGATATTACACCAATCCAATATCATGAGAGTCATCATAATGAGATTTTTAAAGCTTTATTTGCGGTGCAACAAGCAAATGTTGCTTCACGACTTGAGGCAGCAAAAATTATGCGTGAATACATTCATGAAGAAATGGTAATTCAGTTTCTATTAAAATCCTTTAATAAAGGGCAATGGCTCTTTAATGTTCAGGCTTTATTTAATCATTATTCAGATATTATGGCTTGGGAAAAGGTCGAAAAAATTAATCAGCCAGCTTTATTTCTTCGTGGCGGTAATTCTTTTTATATCTCAAAACCTGAACATTTTGCGGCAATCAATGAACAATTTTCTCAGGCGAAAATTGAATGCATTGAAAATACAGGACATTGGCTACATGGTGAAAAACCAGAAGAAGTGATCCAGCACATGAAAGCCTTTTTGAATTAA
- a CDS encoding helix-turn-helix domain-containing protein produces the protein MDKRFKPLTPIQQMQKRLSVLETVSNNPDWPFHQVARFIRTELHLTLNDMAKITKIAPQTLQKMEQPEGNPTLKSMQKLLDAFGLKLEIRVKS, from the coding sequence ATGGATAAACGCTTCAAGCCACTGACTCCGATTCAACAGATGCAAAAGAGATTGTCTGTACTTGAAACCGTCAGTAACAATCCTGACTGGCCTTTTCATCAGGTTGCTCGCTTCATTCGTACCGAGTTGCACCTCACACTCAACGATATGGCTAAAATTACCAAGATTGCTCCCCAGACTCTACAGAAAATGGAACAACCTGAAGGCAATCCAACACTCAAGTCTATGCAGAAATTACTGGATGCTTTTGGTTTAAAGTTAGAAATCAGGGTTAAATCCTGA
- a CDS encoding response regulator transcription factor: MHKILIIEDDFMIAESTETLLKLHQFDVHWVNNGIEGLKQLQQQVYDIVLLDLGLPMMDGMLVLKNIRQKFPNLPVLIISARDQLQNRVDGLNQGADDYLIKPYEFDELLARIHALIRRSGLKNTGIDTNKKLSHGSLELDLEQHIALFNGQAIELSNREWSILMAMLNHPNKIFSKNDLEDKLYDFDSDVSSNTVEVYIHHLRAKLGKDFIRTIRGLGYRLG, translated from the coding sequence ATGCATAAAATACTGATTATTGAAGATGACTTTATGATTGCCGAGTCGACTGAAACATTGCTCAAGCTGCATCAGTTTGATGTGCACTGGGTCAATAATGGGATTGAGGGTTTAAAACAGTTACAGCAGCAGGTCTACGATATTGTGCTGCTCGATTTAGGCTTGCCGATGATGGATGGCATGCTGGTGCTGAAAAATATCCGGCAGAAGTTTCCGAATTTACCGGTGCTGATTATCTCCGCCCGGGATCAGTTACAAAACCGGGTAGATGGGCTGAATCAGGGAGCAGATGACTATTTAATCAAGCCTTATGAATTTGACGAGTTGCTGGCCCGTATTCATGCCTTAATACGCCGTAGTGGTTTAAAAAATACCGGGATAGATACGAATAAGAAATTATCACACGGCAGTTTGGAACTAGATCTAGAGCAGCATATCGCTCTGTTTAATGGACAGGCTATAGAATTATCCAACCGGGAATGGTCCATTTTAATGGCCATGTTAAATCATCCGAATAAAATTTTTTCCAAGAATGATCTGGAAGACAAGCTTTATGACTTTGATAGTGATGTCAGTAGTAATACGGTAGAAGTCTATATCCATCATCTGCGGGCAAAATTAGGAAAAGACTTCATCCGTACCATACGTGGGCTAGGATATCGCTTAGGATGA
- a CDS encoding thermostable hemolysin, with translation MIKFSFDPQSSDQIHYLDGYFKQPEYKKQTHHNKFLLQVPPAYPVISAQDQSLHLTVKTVEQSETPERSSLENFIQEKYQQVHQATVSSFSSTLFAGYHGAEMQVVIGMQHLNQFNAFLEQYLDEPVENILSKLSQTRVSRDKVVEIGNLAALDMDKAKLMVAFLVFHLSQQHIEWAVCTGTTAVRYVLQQMGLRFHVLEKADPQVLGEAQRLWGRVITSRNLMCWRLMWQKPYKSLVNFINLVIKAFCLISEAQNLNDDCFI, from the coding sequence ATGATCAAGTTTAGTTTTGATCCTCAGTCATCTGATCAGATTCATTATTTGGATGGATATTTCAAGCAGCCTGAATATAAAAAACAAACCCATCACAATAAATTTTTACTACAAGTACCTCCGGCGTATCCGGTAATTTCAGCACAGGATCAATCGCTACATTTGACGGTCAAAACTGTAGAACAAAGCGAGACACCTGAACGCAGTAGCCTGGAAAATTTTATTCAGGAAAAATATCAGCAAGTCCATCAGGCCACTGTATCGAGCTTCTCTTCGACCCTGTTTGCCGGTTATCACGGAGCCGAGATGCAGGTGGTGATTGGTATGCAGCATTTAAATCAATTTAATGCCTTTCTGGAACAGTATCTCGATGAACCCGTTGAAAACATATTAAGCAAACTGAGCCAGACCAGGGTCAGCCGAGACAAAGTAGTAGAAATTGGCAATCTGGCAGCACTAGATATGGACAAAGCCAAACTGATGGTGGCCTTTCTGGTTTTTCATCTCTCGCAGCAACACATCGAATGGGCAGTATGTACCGGAACAACTGCAGTACGTTATGTGTTGCAACAGATGGGATTACGTTTTCATGTGCTTGAAAAGGCTGATCCGCAAGTCCTTGGAGAGGCACAACGCCTGTGGGGCAGAGTTATTACCAGCAGAAACCTTATGTGCTGGCGATTGATGTGGCAGAAGCCCTACAAGTCGCTCGTCAACTTTATCAATTTAGTCATTAAAGCATTTTGCTTGATCAGCGAGGCACAGAATTTAAATGATGACTGCTTTATTTGA
- a CDS encoding nitroreductase family protein — MSNQFLDLITKRRTIYAIAKNVEQSPEHLTDLIQTAIKQSPSSFNSQSSRAVILFNSEHEKFWGFVAEKLKSYAKDEESAAKTTVKMASFAAGLGTVLFFEDHTVVQGLQEQFPSYADNFPIWAEHSTAIAQFATWTALHTEGLGASLQHYNPIVDEQVHAEWDIPSNWKLRAQLVFGSIEGEPRAKDYLADEERFKVFQ; from the coding sequence ATGTCGAATCAGTTTTTAGATTTAATTACTAAACGCCGTACTATTTATGCCATTGCCAAGAATGTTGAACAATCTCCTGAACATCTAACTGATTTGATTCAGACTGCAATTAAGCAGAGCCCATCTTCTTTCAATTCTCAGTCTTCACGCGCCGTCATTTTATTCAATTCAGAACATGAAAAGTTCTGGGGCTTTGTAGCAGAAAAATTAAAAAGCTATGCTAAAGATGAAGAAAGTGCTGCAAAAACCACAGTAAAAATGGCAAGTTTTGCGGCAGGGCTAGGTACCGTTTTATTTTTTGAAGATCACACAGTCGTACAAGGCTTACAGGAACAATTCCCATCTTATGCTGATAACTTCCCAATCTGGGCAGAGCATTCGACTGCGATCGCACAATTTGCAACCTGGACAGCATTGCATACAGAAGGTCTGGGCGCATCATTGCAGCACTACAATCCGATCGTGGATGAGCAAGTTCATGCGGAATGGGACATTCCATCAAACTGGAAGTTGCGTGCACAGTTGGTATTTGGTTCGATAGAAGGCGAGCCACGTGCCAAAGATTATCTGGCAGATGAAGAGCGCTTTAAAGTATTCCAATAA
- a CDS encoding AMP-binding protein — protein sequence MTALFERISLQAHQYPQREAVVTAQATLSYAELQRRIELLSASFMQLNLRRLTLWGVNSIDWIVVDLAAQKAGMTVIPVPLFFTAAQVRHLLSDSRTELLCILDESFSAPEWLLNLAKDMSRDEIFIAGQLHARFFQLEQAVQHSPPLQTQQPAKITYTSGSTGTPKGVCLVEDTIESITHSLSQALASSQLGRHLCLIPFATLLENIAGIYVALSMGRAVIVGEVSQFGLVSNHTFDTQRFVNAVQSVC from the coding sequence ATGACTGCTTTATTTGAACGTATCAGCCTACAAGCACACCAGTATCCGCAGCGAGAAGCTGTGGTTACCGCACAGGCAACACTGAGCTATGCGGAACTACAACGGCGGATAGAATTATTGAGTGCCAGTTTCATGCAGCTTAATCTGCGACGTCTGACCTTATGGGGCGTGAACAGCATCGACTGGATTGTGGTCGATCTTGCCGCACAAAAAGCCGGCATGACCGTGATTCCGGTGCCTCTGTTTTTTACTGCAGCGCAGGTACGGCATCTGCTTTCCGACAGCCGAACCGAGCTGCTCTGTATTCTGGATGAATCTTTCTCTGCACCAGAATGGCTGTTAAATCTAGCTAAAGACATGAGTAGAGATGAGATTTTTATTGCTGGCCAGCTACATGCGCGCTTTTTTCAGCTAGAGCAGGCAGTACAGCATTCACCTCCTTTACAAACCCAGCAGCCGGCAAAAATCACTTATACCTCAGGCAGTACCGGAACACCGAAAGGCGTGTGTCTGGTAGAAGATACCATAGAATCAATTACGCATTCACTCAGTCAGGCACTGGCCAGCAGTCAGCTTGGACGGCATTTGTGCCTGATTCCATTTGCCACCTTGCTGGAAAATATTGCCGGCATTTATGTCGCACTGAGCATGGGACGCGCCGTAATTGTTGGCGAGGTGAGCCAGTTCGGTCTGGTATCTAACCATACTTTTGATACACAGCGGTTTGTAAATGCAGTGCAGAGCGTCTGCTAA
- a CDS encoding diacylglycerol kinase — MSSYRSPYKGTSGTQRIFNATRYSLAGFKTAFQNEAAFRQILLINLILIPLSFWMPVTRVEQALMVAVCLLALIIELINSAIEAVVDRISMERHELSKNAKDMGSAAQFVALSLIALTWGIILAGHLI, encoded by the coding sequence ATGTCTTCCTACCGATCACCTTATAAAGGTACCTCAGGAACGCAGCGTATTTTTAATGCGACCCGTTATTCCCTGGCTGGTTTTAAAACCGCCTTTCAAAATGAGGCCGCCTTCCGGCAGATCCTGCTGATTAATCTTATTTTGATTCCTCTAAGCTTTTGGATGCCGGTTACCCGGGTTGAGCAAGCACTGATGGTCGCCGTGTGCCTATTGGCGTTGATCATTGAACTGATTAACTCAGCGATAGAGGCAGTGGTAGACCGGATTTCCATGGAACGGCATGAACTGTCTAAAAATGCCAAGGATATGGGCAGTGCGGCTCAGTTTGTAGCACTCAGTTTAATTGCTCTGACCTGGGGCATCATTTTGGCTGGTCATTTGATTTGA
- a CDS encoding type II toxin-antitoxin system HipA family toxin, translated as MDQYCTLQIYQEDEWLDCAIVEIVGQQQTGWQAATRTSYLFEYAISYMNLSDGHALAYHLPVNVQNTLQSTWPAFLMDLLPQGYGRKELLLQLNFSENTQEQADWALLKAGAGNPIGNLRIKEAYEWLQGQFPVQQNHGFSLDQVVERQEKFIESLASYGLFIAGSSGIQGEWPKLLLTQGHDDLFYLDHTLTDDQVKQHWLVKFSRGSDQNLDKILMHEALYMKIAQYLGLRVHQELELHGKTLFIPRFDRKVSDGKVERIAQESIASLGGKAGFGVRMIHNQICSLLMQCCTEPKQEIFEYLKRDLANVALGNKDNHTRNTAIQRFNNGIIRLTPLFDFAPMWLHPDGIARTTRWERDDHGGMPIWHSVIEQIAESTMIDPKEIKAVLIEQLPLYQGLLEHMQYLQLAPEILENSQYRIDNICQQLEELNYG; from the coding sequence ATGGATCAATATTGCACACTGCAGATTTATCAGGAAGATGAATGGCTGGATTGCGCTATTGTTGAGATTGTCGGTCAACAACAAACTGGATGGCAAGCAGCCACGCGCACATCATATCTATTTGAATATGCTATTTCTTATATGAACCTAAGCGATGGGCATGCGCTAGCCTATCATTTACCAGTAAATGTGCAAAATACCTTGCAATCTACCTGGCCGGCCTTCCTGATGGATTTGTTACCTCAAGGTTATGGTCGTAAAGAATTACTCCTTCAGCTTAATTTTTCTGAAAATACTCAGGAACAAGCAGACTGGGCGCTTTTAAAAGCGGGTGCAGGCAATCCGATTGGTAATTTACGGATTAAAGAGGCTTATGAATGGCTACAGGGGCAGTTCCCTGTTCAGCAGAATCATGGCTTTAGTCTGGACCAAGTCGTAGAACGTCAAGAAAAATTTATTGAATCCTTGGCCTCTTATGGACTTTTTATTGCCGGTTCTTCTGGTATTCAGGGCGAGTGGCCAAAATTACTGCTGACCCAAGGTCACGATGACCTGTTCTATCTGGATCACACGCTGACAGATGATCAGGTCAAACAGCATTGGCTGGTGAAATTCAGCCGTGGCAGCGATCAGAATCTAGATAAAATTTTGATGCACGAAGCCTTATATATGAAAATTGCCCAATACCTGGGACTTCGTGTTCATCAGGAACTGGAGCTGCATGGTAAGACTTTATTTATTCCCCGATTTGACCGTAAAGTCAGCGATGGGAAGGTTGAAAGAATTGCCCAGGAAAGTATTGCTTCTCTGGGAGGAAAAGCCGGTTTTGGGGTAAGAATGATCCATAACCAGATCTGTAGCCTGTTGATGCAATGCTGTACTGAACCAAAACAGGAAATCTTTGAATATTTGAAGCGTGATCTTGCCAATGTCGCTTTAGGCAATAAGGACAATCATACCCGTAATACAGCGATTCAACGTTTCAATAATGGAATCATTCGACTAACCCCATTATTTGATTTTGCGCCGATGTGGCTACATCCAGATGGTATTGCCCGAACTACGCGTTGGGAGCGAGATGATCATGGTGGTATGCCAATTTGGCATTCAGTCATTGAACAGATCGCCGAAAGCACGATGATTGATCCAAAAGAAATCAAAGCGGTGTTAATCGAACAATTACCACTTTATCAGGGATTACTCGAGCACATGCAGTATCTGCAATTGGCACCTGAAATTCTGGAAAATAGCCAGTATCGAATTGATAATATTTGCCAACAATTGGAGGAGCTGAATTATGGATAA
- a CDS encoding immunity protein Imm33 domain-containing protein, whose translation MSKNTQNLSPLQELIAEQKLLCEEVGSAYVEVTGDDVVAVAVHTLKQDPIVGIRKKPETAENISWYIYGGEPSSEEAFETMTVRELQDIAPEVLPYLALETGFRFMIDADDYEDVWKEEI comes from the coding sequence ATGTCGAAAAACACGCAAAACCTGTCACCTTTACAAGAACTGATCGCAGAGCAAAAGCTACTTTGTGAAGAAGTAGGCTCGGCTTATGTTGAAGTCACGGGTGATGATGTTGTTGCTGTGGCCGTACATACCTTAAAGCAGGATCCAATTGTCGGCATCCGTAAAAAGCCTGAAACGGCTGAAAATATCAGCTGGTACATTTATGGTGGAGAGCCTTCAAGTGAAGAGGCTTTTGAAACCATGACAGTACGTGAATTACAGGACATCGCACCAGAAGTTTTACCGTATCTGGCCTTGGAAACAGGTTTTCGTTTCATGATCGATGCCGATGATTATGAAGATGTCTGGAAAGAAGAAATCTAA
- a CDS encoding phosphatase PAP2 family protein: MITDRSRFLLTQTLLLIFSFLILLNFFDIGGVLDLQLIYPFIDDHGQFPLRKQWALAELNHRYVKDLLILVYITLLLAWLASLKWQNWHTRRWEFGYFFSMVVLTTASIGILKSQSAHACPWDMTIPTHNGILWDFSATAGHCFPGGHASSGFALMAGYFVYRISNRKRAYFLLIAAVILGLTMGWAQMMRGAHFLSHNLWTGWIIWCMNVIGYTLFSHKLPIEKTTPILSSIRQP, from the coding sequence ATGATCACTGACCGTTCCCGGTTTTTACTGACCCAAACTTTACTTTTGATCTTCAGTTTTTTGATTCTTCTCAACTTCTTTGACATTGGAGGAGTGCTGGACTTACAGCTCATCTATCCCTTTATCGATGATCATGGTCAATTTCCCCTTCGAAAACAATGGGCACTGGCAGAACTCAATCATCGCTATGTGAAAGACCTGCTGATTCTGGTGTATATCACATTATTACTGGCCTGGTTGGCATCACTAAAATGGCAGAACTGGCATACGCGGCGCTGGGAATTTGGCTATTTCTTTAGCATGGTGGTGCTGACCACGGCCTCGATCGGAATTTTAAAATCTCAGTCGGCCCATGCCTGTCCCTGGGATATGACCATACCTACCCATAACGGGATTTTGTGGGATTTTAGTGCTACTGCGGGCCACTGTTTTCCTGGAGGGCATGCATCTAGTGGTTTTGCGTTGATGGCTGGTTATTTTGTTTATCGCATTTCTAACCGCAAGCGTGCTTATTTTCTTCTGATCGCTGCAGTAATTTTAGGGTTGACCATGGGCTGGGCACAAATGATGCGCGGAGCACATTTCCTGAGTCATAACCTTTGGACTGGCTGGATTATCTGGTGCATGAATGTCATTGGCTATACGCTGTTTAGCCATAAACTCCCCATAGAAAAGACCACTCCTATACTCTCTAGTATCAGGCAACCTTAA
- a CDS encoding sensor histidine kinase yields MQKRYSLQKRLVIYISLFSVVLGCVLIFSAYRIALEEINEVLDKQMQSLAERIAENHPQPLQSQIDLSKQYSEEDLFVDIWSYTDTATSFHPQDILVAPVRKAGFYKHQTPYGTWLTYIIPAKQLQIQVSQQQNVRQELALELAANMFLPYVLFLPFALFGLGWMIRKNFQPLNDFKTELASRKAQDLKPIAMKDYPLELEPTIQEMNYLFGRISLAQQEQRQFVADSAHELRTPLTALNLQLQILLQQFPQSESIHNLSQGILRMQHLVNQLLSLAKQDVTEGLREPVQLLSLNQMTVTCIEELIQLALQKDIDLGVEQQQELLIQGQASALHSIIYNLIDNAIKYTPKDGVINVSIFQQGQQAVLQIEDSGAGIDPAQFTQIRQRFYRIHNHAEIGSGLGLSIVDKATERLGGTLEFSRSTNLSGLCVQVKLPLIEA; encoded by the coding sequence ATGCAGAAACGTTATTCCTTGCAAAAACGTCTGGTTATTTATATTTCATTATTTAGCGTAGTACTGGGCTGTGTGCTGATCTTTTCGGCATACCGGATTGCGCTCGAAGAAATTAATGAAGTACTGGATAAACAGATGCAAAGTCTGGCAGAGCGTATTGCAGAAAATCATCCGCAGCCCCTGCAGAGTCAAATCGATCTATCCAAACAATACAGTGAAGAAGATTTATTTGTAGATATCTGGTCCTATACAGATACAGCCACTTCCTTCCATCCGCAAGATATTCTGGTGGCACCGGTCAGGAAAGCAGGTTTCTACAAGCATCAAACGCCATATGGAACCTGGTTAACTTATATTATTCCTGCTAAGCAATTACAGATTCAGGTGAGCCAGCAGCAAAATGTCCGGCAGGAACTGGCGCTGGAACTGGCAGCCAATATGTTTCTTCCCTATGTGCTTTTTTTACCTTTTGCATTATTTGGCTTAGGCTGGATGATCCGGAAAAATTTTCAGCCGCTCAATGATTTTAAAACTGAATTGGCCAGCCGCAAGGCACAAGACTTAAAGCCAATTGCAATGAAAGATTATCCCCTGGAGCTGGAACCGACCATTCAGGAAATGAATTATCTGTTTGGCCGAATTTCTCTGGCCCAACAGGAACAACGTCAATTTGTAGCAGATTCTGCGCATGAATTACGCACGCCACTGACGGCGTTGAATTTACAGCTACAAATTTTGCTGCAGCAGTTTCCTCAAAGCGAGTCTATCCATAATTTGAGCCAAGGCATTTTGCGTATGCAGCATCTGGTCAACCAGTTATTAAGTCTGGCCAAACAGGATGTGACCGAAGGTTTAAGAGAACCTGTTCAATTGCTATCACTGAATCAAATGACAGTCACCTGTATCGAAGAACTGATTCAACTGGCGCTACAGAAAGACATTGATTTAGGAGTAGAACAGCAGCAGGAACTGTTGATTCAGGGCCAAGCTTCGGCCCTGCACTCGATTATTTATAATTTAATTGATAATGCGATTAAATATACCCCGAAGGATGGTGTAATTAATGTGTCGATTTTCCAGCAAGGCCAGCAGGCAGTTTTACAGATTGAAGACAGTGGGGCAGGGATAGATCCTGCTCAATTTACTCAGATCCGGCAACGCTTCTACCGGATACATAACCATGCAGAAATTGGCAGCGGTTTGGGTTTATCCATTGTAGATAAAGCCACCGAGCGCTTGGGTGGAACACTAGAATTTTCGCGAAGTACCAATCTGAGTGGCCTTTGTGTACAGGTCAAGCTTCCTTTAATCGAAGCCTAA